From a single Pseudobutyrivibrio xylanivorans genomic region:
- the tpiA gene encoding triose-phosphate isomerase, with translation MARRRIIAGNWKMNMTPSEAVKLVAELKDLVKNDDVDVVYCVPAIDIVPVVEAVKGTNVNVGAENFYIEDKGAFTGEISAPMLVDAGVKYVIMGHSERRDIFGENDILINAKVKKAFAAGLTPILCCGESLALRKADTYKEWIERQITWDLSGVTADQVKNLVIAYEPIWAIGTGETATADQAEEVCAFIRELIAKLYDDATAEAVRIQYGGSMNASNAAELLSKPNIDGGLIGGASLKPDFGKIVNA, from the coding sequence ATGGCAAGAAGAAGAATTATTGCCGGCAACTGGAAGATGAATATGACACCTTCTGAGGCTGTAAAGCTTGTTGCTGAGCTTAAGGATTTAGTAAAGAACGATGATGTAGACGTAGTTTACTGCGTACCTGCAATCGACATCGTTCCTGTAGTAGAGGCTGTTAAGGGCACAAACGTAAACGTTGGTGCTGAGAACTTCTACATCGAGGATAAGGGTGCTTTCACAGGCGAGATTTCAGCTCCTATGCTTGTAGACGCTGGTGTTAAGTACGTTATCATGGGACACTCAGAGAGAAGAGATATCTTCGGTGAGAACGATATCCTTATCAATGCAAAGGTTAAGAAGGCATTCGCTGCTGGTCTTACACCAATTCTTTGCTGTGGTGAGTCTCTTGCACTTCGCAAGGCTGACACATACAAGGAGTGGATCGAGCGTCAGATCACTTGGGATCTTTCAGGTGTTACAGCTGACCAGGTAAAGAACCTTGTTATCGCTTACGAGCCAATCTGGGCTATCGGTACAGGTGAGACAGCTACAGCTGATCAGGCTGAAGAGGTTTGCGCATTCATCCGTGAGCTTATCGCTAAGCTTTATGATGATGCTACAGCAGAGGCTGTTCGTATTCAGTACGGCGGATCTATGAACGCTTCAAACGCTGCTGAGCTTCTTAGCAAGCCAAACATCGATGGCGGTCTTATCGGTGGTGCTTCACTTAAGCCAGACTTTGGTAAGATTGTTAACGCTTAA
- the gap gene encoding type I glyceraldehyde-3-phosphate dehydrogenase, protein MAVRVAINGFGRIGRLAFRQMFGAEGYEVVAINDLTSPKMLAHLLKYDSSQGKYEHADEVSCTDDSIIVCGKEIKIYAFPDANNCPWGELKVDVVLECSGFYTSKEKAQAHINAGARKVVISAPAGNDLPTIVYNTNHETLKASDTIISAASCTTNCLAPMADALNKYAPIQSGIMVTIHAYTGDQMTLDGPQRKGDLRRSRAAAVNIVPNSTGAAKAIGLVIPELNGKLIGSAQRVPTPTGSTTILTAVVNKADVTVEGINAAMKAAANESFGYNEDEIVSSDIVGMRFGSLFDATQTMVSKVSDDQYEVQVVSWYDNENSYTSQMVRTIKYFSELA, encoded by the coding sequence ATGGCAGTAAGAGTAGCAATCAACGGTTTTGGCCGTATCGGACGTCTTGCATTCCGTCAGATGTTCGGCGCAGAAGGTTACGAAGTAGTAGCAATCAACGACTTAACTAGCCCAAAGATGTTAGCACATCTTTTAAAGTATGATTCATCACAGGGAAAGTACGAGCATGCAGATGAGGTTTCATGCACAGACGATTCAATCATCGTTTGCGGTAAGGAAATCAAAATCTACGCATTCCCAGATGCAAACAATTGCCCATGGGGTGAGCTTAAGGTTGATGTAGTTCTTGAGTGCTCAGGATTCTACACATCAAAGGAAAAGGCACAGGCTCATATCAATGCAGGTGCTAGAAAGGTTGTTATTTCTGCCCCAGCAGGAAACGATCTTCCTACAATCGTTTACAATACAAACCATGAGACACTTAAGGCTTCTGATACAATCATTTCAGCAGCTTCATGTACAACAAACTGCTTAGCACCTATGGCTGACGCACTTAACAAGTACGCTCCAATCCAGTCTGGTATCATGGTAACAATCCACGCTTACACAGGTGATCAGATGACACTTGATGGCCCACAGAGAAAGGGTGATCTTCGTCGTTCACGTGCAGCAGCAGTTAACATCGTTCCTAACTCAACAGGTGCAGCAAAGGCTATCGGTCTTGTTATCCCAGAGCTTAACGGAAAGCTTATCGGATCTGCTCAGCGTGTTCCTACACCAACAGGTTCTACAACAATCCTTACAGCAGTTGTAAACAAGGCTGATGTTACAGTTGAGGGTATCAACGCAGCTATGAAGGCAGCAGCTAACGAGTCATTCGGTTACAACGAGGATGAAATCGTTTCTTCAGATATCGTAGGTATGAGATTTGGTTCTCTCTTCGATGCTACACAGACAATGGTTTCTAAGGTTTCTGATGATCAGTACGAGGTACAGGTTGTTTCTTGGTATGATAACGAGAACAGCTACACATCTCAGATGGTACGTACAATCAAGTACTTCTCAGAGTTAGCTTAA
- a CDS encoding shikimate dehydrogenase: MAERITGHTELIGLMAYPIRHSSSPAMHNEAFAYLGLDYAYLAFEVDNSTLEDAVKGIRALKLVGSNVSMPNKTVVGQYLDKLSPAAELCGAVNTITNENGVLTGHITDGIGYMQSLKDYDIDVIGKKMTIVGCGGAGTAIQIQAALDGVKELSIFNIKDAFWDKAQETVDKINDRTDCKATLYDLADKEALRREIADSYLLANATGMGMKPLEGQTWLPDTSYLRPDLIVTDTVYAPAKTKFLEMAEEVGCKKMNGLGMMLFQGAAGFKLWTGQDMPIEHMKEVLGIKYE, translated from the coding sequence ATGGCAGAAAGAATCACTGGCCACACCGAACTCATCGGTCTTATGGCCTATCCAATCAGACACTCAAGCTCACCAGCTATGCACAACGAGGCATTTGCTTATCTCGGTCTCGACTATGCATATCTTGCATTTGAGGTAGACAACAGCACACTTGAGGATGCAGTTAAGGGTATCCGCGCACTTAAGCTTGTTGGCTCAAACGTATCAATGCCAAACAAGACTGTTGTTGGACAGTATCTTGACAAGCTCTCTCCTGCAGCTGAGCTTTGCGGCGCTGTAAACACTATCACAAATGAGAATGGTGTTCTTACAGGTCACATCACAGATGGTATTGGTTACATGCAGTCACTTAAGGATTATGATATCGATGTAATCGGAAAGAAAATGACTATCGTAGGTTGCGGTGGTGCTGGTACAGCTATCCAGATTCAGGCTGCTCTTGATGGTGTTAAAGAATTATCTATCTTCAACATCAAGGATGCATTCTGGGACAAGGCACAGGAAACAGTTGACAAGATCAATGACAGAACAGATTGTAAGGCAACTCTTTACGATCTTGCAGATAAAGAAGCTCTCAGACGCGAAATCGCAGACAGCTACCTTCTTGCAAACGCAACAGGTATGGGCATGAAGCCTCTCGAGGGTCAGACATGGCTTCCAGATACTTCTTATCTTCGTCCAGACCTTATCGTTACTGATACAGTTTACGCACCAGCTAAGACAAAGTTCTTAGAGATGGCTGAGGAAGTTGGCTGTAAGAAGATGAACGGTCTTGGTATGATGCTCTTCCAGGGTGCTGCTGGCTTCAAGCTTTGGACAGGCCAGGATATGCCAATCGAGCATATGAAGGAAGTACTTGGAATTAAGTACGAGTAA
- a CDS encoding FAD-dependent oxidoreductase codes for MRNKYPHIFEPLTIRRMTLKNRIMMTPMGTNYGDQNGEMTFVHIDYYEQRAKGGTGLLMVENASVFSPQGSNGTTQLRIDHDNYIPRLWYFTERMHKHGACVGIQINHAGASAVSARTGMQPVSASDIPSKAGGEIPRPLEKEEIYEIVKKYGEAAKRAQTAGFDCVEIHAGHSYLLSQFLSPTTNKRTDEFGGSAENRARFAKLVIEEVRKQVGPFFPIFVRISAEEFMEGGNTLEDTLDYLQYFQEEVDVFDVSAGLNGSIQYQIDANYLPDGWRSYMAKAVKEKYGKPCVTMGNIRDPKVAEEILEKGEADLIGMGRGLIADPAWVNKVEFNREDELRKCISCNVGCAGHRIGLNIPIRCTVNPAVNANDEYYKRKINKPCNVVVVGGGTAGLEAACTAAEVGCTTFLLEKKSELGGLSVQISKIPDKKRLADFPTYMINRARKLKNLFIFTNNDTTVEQVKGFKPDIIVNATGSNPTLPPITGLMDLVDKDDSNVATVIKMIERINDYPEDMKGKKVAVVGGGAVGLDVMEFFTERGCEVTIIEMLPIIGNGLDPITKCDTAAKMKKYNVRQMTNTALQEVCNDKFIVKTPEGNIENIDFDYGFVCLGMRANTPIINDLEEAFADTDVEIYNIGDSKRARRIIEGTEEGRDIIKVLERHDFL; via the coding sequence ATGAGAAATAAGTATCCACACATTTTTGAACCACTCACAATCCGTCGTATGACACTGAAGAATCGTATCATGATGACACCAATGGGAACAAACTATGGTGATCAGAATGGTGAGATGACTTTCGTGCATATCGATTATTATGAGCAGCGTGCCAAGGGCGGCACAGGTCTTTTAATGGTAGAGAATGCCAGTGTATTCTCACCACAGGGTTCAAATGGTACAACCCAGCTTAGAATTGATCATGATAATTACATCCCACGTTTATGGTATTTTACTGAGAGAATGCACAAACATGGTGCTTGCGTAGGTATTCAGATTAACCATGCAGGTGCATCTGCTGTTTCTGCTCGTACAGGAATGCAGCCAGTTTCTGCATCAGATATCCCTTCAAAGGCTGGCGGAGAGATTCCACGTCCACTTGAGAAGGAAGAGATTTATGAAATCGTAAAGAAGTATGGTGAGGCTGCAAAGCGTGCTCAGACTGCAGGTTTTGACTGTGTTGAGATTCATGCAGGTCATTCATACCTTCTTAGCCAGTTCCTTTCACCTACAACTAATAAGCGTACTGATGAGTTCGGCGGCTCTGCTGAAAACCGTGCTCGTTTTGCAAAGCTTGTTATCGAAGAGGTAAGAAAGCAGGTAGGACCATTCTTCCCAATCTTCGTTCGTATTTCTGCAGAAGAGTTTATGGAAGGTGGCAATACACTTGAGGATACACTTGATTATCTTCAGTATTTCCAGGAAGAGGTTGATGTATTTGATGTTTCAGCTGGTCTTAATGGCTCTATCCAGTACCAGATTGATGCAAACTATCTTCCAGATGGATGGAGATCATACATGGCAAAGGCTGTTAAGGAAAAGTATGGCAAGCCATGTGTAACAATGGGGAATATTCGTGATCCTAAGGTCGCTGAGGAAATCCTTGAAAAGGGTGAAGCAGATCTTATCGGTATGGGTCGTGGACTTATCGCAGATCCAGCTTGGGTAAACAAGGTAGAGTTTAATAGAGAAGACGAGCTTAGAAAGTGTATCTCATGTAACGTAGGTTGTGCTGGCCACAGAATTGGTCTTAACATTCCAATCAGATGTACAGTTAATCCTGCAGTTAATGCAAATGATGAGTACTATAAGAGAAAGATTAACAAGCCATGCAACGTTGTTGTAGTAGGTGGTGGTACTGCTGGTCTTGAGGCTGCATGTACAGCAGCAGAGGTTGGATGTACAACATTCCTTCTCGAGAAGAAGAGTGAGCTCGGTGGTCTTTCTGTACAGATTTCAAAGATTCCTGATAAGAAGAGACTTGCAGACTTCCCTACATATATGATTAATCGTGCTAGAAAGCTTAAGAATCTTTTCATCTTTACAAATAATGATACAACAGTAGAGCAGGTTAAGGGATTCAAGCCTGATATCATTGTAAATGCAACAGGTTCAAACCCAACACTTCCTCCAATCACAGGTCTTATGGATCTTGTTGATAAGGATGATTCAAATGTTGCTACAGTTATCAAGATGATTGAGAGAATCAATGATTACCCAGAGGATATGAAGGGTAAGAAGGTTGCTGTAGTTGGTGGTGGCGCCGTAGGTCTTGATGTAATGGAATTCTTTACAGAGAGAGGTTGCGAGGTTACTATCATCGAGATGCTTCCAATCATTGGTAATGGTCTTGATCCTATTACAAAGTGCGATACAGCTGCAAAGATGAAGAAGTACAATGTTCGTCAGATGACAAACACAGCTCTTCAGGAGGTTTGCAACGACAAGTTTATCGTTAAGACTCCAGAGGGCAACATCGAGAACATTGACTTCGATTATGGTTTCGTATGCCTTGGTATGAGAGCTAACACACCTATCATCAATGACCTTGAGGAGGCATTTGCTGATACAGATGTTGAGATTTACAACATTGGTGATTCTAAACGCGCACGTCGTATCATAGAGGGTACAGAAGAGGGACGTGATATCATCAAGGTTCTTGAGAGACATGACTTTCTTTAA
- a CDS encoding phosphoglycerate kinase, translating to MALNKKTVDDINVKGRRVLVRCDFNVPLKAGEITDDTRIRAALPTIQKLIADGGKVILCSHLGKVKNGPNEGESLAPVAKRLSEKLGKEVTFVADYNVTGEAATKAVEAMNEGDVVLLQNTRFRGEEETKNGEAFSKELADLADDYVCDAFGSSHRAHASVAGVTKFITAKGGSNVVGYLMQKEIDFLGNAVENPVRPFVAILGGAKVADKLNVINNLLEKCDTLIIGGGMSYTFQKAMGYEIGTSLCDDSKLDYCKEMLEKAKSMGKEILLPLDAVTIAEFPDPIDAPVECITYDTENMPADREGCDIGPKTVALFSEKVKTAKTVLWNGPMGLFENPALAVGTEAVAKALAETDATTIIGGGDSAAAVNQMGFADKMSHISTGGGASLEFLEGKELPGVYAADDK from the coding sequence ATGGCATTAAACAAGAAGACAGTTGATGACATCAACGTAAAGGGCCGTCGCGTTCTTGTTCGTTGTGATTTCAACGTACCACTTAAGGCTGGCGAGATTACAGATGATACTCGTATCCGTGCAGCTCTTCCAACAATCCAGAAGCTTATTGCTGATGGTGGAAAGGTTATCCTTTGCTCACACCTTGGAAAGGTTAAGAATGGTCCTAACGAGGGCGAGTCACTTGCTCCAGTAGCAAAGCGTCTTTCTGAGAAGCTTGGCAAGGAAGTTACATTCGTAGCTGATTACAACGTAACAGGCGAGGCTGCTACAAAGGCAGTTGAGGCTATGAACGAGGGAGATGTAGTTCTTCTTCAGAATACTCGTTTCCGTGGCGAGGAAGAGACAAAGAACGGTGAGGCTTTCTCTAAGGAGCTTGCTGATCTTGCTGATGATTATGTATGTGACGCTTTTGGTTCATCACACAGAGCACACGCTTCTGTAGCTGGTGTTACAAAGTTCATCACAGCTAAGGGTGGTTCTAACGTAGTTGGATACCTTATGCAGAAGGAAATCGACTTCCTTGGCAACGCTGTTGAGAATCCAGTACGTCCATTCGTAGCAATTCTTGGTGGTGCAAAGGTAGCTGATAAGCTCAACGTTATCAACAACCTTCTTGAGAAGTGTGACACACTCATCATCGGTGGTGGTATGTCTTACACATTCCAGAAGGCTATGGGATACGAAATCGGTACATCACTTTGCGATGATTCTAAGCTTGATTACTGCAAGGAGATGCTTGAGAAGGCAAAGAGCATGGGTAAGGAAATCCTTCTTCCACTCGATGCTGTAACAATCGCTGAGTTCCCAGATCCAATCGATGCTCCAGTAGAGTGCATTACATACGATACAGAGAACATGCCAGCTGACAGAGAGGGTTGCGATATCGGACCTAAGACAGTTGCTCTTTTCTCTGAGAAGGTTAAGACAGCTAAGACAGTTCTTTGGAACGGACCAATGGGTCTTTTCGAGAACCCAGCACTTGCTGTAGGTACAGAGGCAGTTGCTAAGGCACTTGCTGAGACAGATGCTACAACAATCATCGGTGGTGGTGATTCGGCAGCAGCTGTTAACCAGATGGGATTCGCTGACAAGATGAGTCACATCTCTACAGGTGGTGGAGCTTCTCTTGAGTTCCTTGAGGGTAAGGAGCTTCCAGGCGTTTACGCAGCAGACGACAAATAA
- a CDS encoding shikimate kinase, which yields MDQLKILREHLRQNDEIILNALLMRNSIVEEIMAYKEAKGLQILQPEQDEKRDKWLSERLEGKRHGKEVQNVFKSIVENSKRIQARHLFNYNIVLIGFMGAGKTTISDFLSTCFAMDVVEMDQVISDREGMSISDIFEVYGEEHFRNAETNLLKEMQTKHNVVISCGGGTPMRECNVVEMKKNGRVVLLTAKPETILERVKDSHDRPLIENNKNVEFIEELMLKRREKYVAAADIIIETDNKTELEICEELVNALLKFDAENK from the coding sequence ATGGACCAGCTTAAAATACTACGTGAACACCTACGTCAAAATGATGAGATAATTCTTAATGCTCTTCTGATGAGAAATAGCATCGTTGAGGAGATTATGGCATATAAGGAGGCTAAGGGCCTTCAGATTCTTCAGCCTGAGCAGGATGAGAAGAGGGATAAATGGCTTTCAGAAAGGCTTGAGGGAAAGCGTCACGGCAAGGAAGTACAGAATGTTTTTAAGAGTATTGTAGAAAATTCAAAGAGAATTCAGGCGCGTCACCTGTTCAATTACAATATTGTACTGATTGGTTTTATGGGGGCAGGCAAGACTACAATTTCAGACTTCCTAAGCACCTGTTTTGCCATGGATGTTGTTGAGATGGATCAGGTTATTTCCGACAGAGAGGGGATGAGCATTTCAGACATTTTTGAAGTGTACGGCGAGGAGCATTTCAGAAATGCGGAGACTAATCTTCTGAAGGAGATGCAGACTAAACACAATGTAGTTATTTCCTGCGGCGGTGGTACTCCAATGAGAGAGTGCAATGTGGTTGAGATGAAGAAGAACGGACGAGTTGTACTTCTTACAGCAAAGCCAGAGACTATTCTTGAAAGAGTAAAGGACAGCCATGACAGACCTCTTATTGAGAATAATAAGAATGTTGAATTTATTGAGGAGCTGATGCTGAAGCGTCGTGAGAAATATGTAGCAGCTGCTGATATTATCATAGAAACAGATAATAAGACAGAATTGGAAATATGCGAGGAGCTTGTAAATGCTCTTTTGAAATTTGATGCTGAAAACAAATAA
- a CDS encoding histidinol-phosphatase HisJ family protein, protein MHTNFSGDSDAAPIDMIKAAKAKGLRGITFTDHLDLGYPEEYGFFDLDLGNYYPTHHKLAIENSDEDFTVLTGLEVGLQPWARDENEKIVSDHPYDFIIGSTHLIDKLDPYFESSWEGITPANLMKRYYECVYENITRFNNFDTVGHLDYAFRYAKNTDVKNNSYEPYKDIVDEILKHIIKKDKALEINTSGLRKGMNYPNPHKDIVKRYKELGGKLITLGADAHKPEDIAADFDFLPDFMKDCGFNEYVVFKNRKPEAYPI, encoded by the coding sequence ATGCACACGAACTTTTCCGGAGACTCTGACGCAGCGCCAATCGATATGATAAAGGCTGCAAAGGCGAAAGGTCTTAGAGGAATTACTTTTACTGACCATTTAGATTTAGGTTATCCGGAGGAATACGGTTTCTTCGATTTAGATTTAGGAAACTACTATCCTACTCATCATAAGCTTGCAATTGAAAATTCCGATGAGGATTTTACTGTTCTTACAGGGCTTGAGGTTGGACTTCAGCCATGGGCAAGAGACGAGAACGAGAAAATTGTTTCAGACCATCCTTATGATTTTATTATAGGAAGCACTCATCTGATTGATAAACTTGACCCTTATTTTGAATCCAGTTGGGAAGGAATCACTCCTGCTAACTTGATGAAAAGATACTACGAGTGTGTTTACGAAAATATTACCAGGTTCAACAATTTCGATACTGTCGGGCATTTGGACTACGCTTTCCGCTACGCCAAGAATACGGATGTAAAGAACAATTCCTACGAACCCTATAAAGATATTGTCGATGAAATTCTAAAGCACATTATCAAGAAAGATAAAGCGTTGGAAATAAACACCTCCGGTCTTCGAAAGGGAATGAATTATCCAAACCCTCACAAGGATATTGTAAAGCGCTACAAAGAGCTTGGTGGCAAGCTTATCACCCTCGGTGCAGATGCTCACAAGCCTGAAGATATAGCCGCTGATTTTGATTTCCTTCCAGATTTCATGAAGGACTGCGGTTTCAATGAATATGTTGTTTTCAAAAACAGAAAGCCTGAGGCCTATCCTATTTAG
- a CDS encoding tetratricopeptide repeat protein, whose product MKRNFRLILLIAASAVVFMGCSKEMEEKTEEEQATTEQVAFDDVKVEDYTILSYSELEVLAYEGDTEAQVMLGRSLEYGTEDIKQNFYEALSWYQMASDSGNVEGTCALGYFYLTGAGVDVDLDKAAELFNTAIENGSVNAKVGLARVMLAQGDYEALAEAESLEDTADESSVNSQEQTEKSTVQAETTKTVTTKTVATKTDSAKTEKKSDDKSTDSDEEAEPTELDQIIDLLTVAQQAGDLDGGYYLGYIYEKGIGVLQDYKKAFDYYNRVTKSSSTALNDRDAINLSNIAIGLMYVKGYGVEANPETALEYFTTASDNNSPKASYYIGQMYENGIGADKDYEKAMEFYLKAADLNYAPALNQIGYLYYNGYGVDVDFASAVYYQKLAALQGYPIAQVNLGFLYENGYGVERNLETALSYYEMAASAGYEGANEAVVRVMAQINEEM is encoded by the coding sequence ATGAAACGAAATTTTCGTTTGATTTTATTAATAGCCGCATCAGCAGTAGTTTTTATGGGTTGTTCTAAGGAAATGGAAGAAAAGACTGAGGAGGAACAGGCCACTACTGAGCAGGTTGCATTTGATGATGTGAAGGTTGAGGACTATACAATCCTTTCTTACAGCGAGCTAGAGGTTCTTGCCTACGAGGGAGATACTGAAGCTCAGGTTATGCTTGGCCGAAGTCTTGAATATGGCACAGAGGATATCAAGCAGAATTTTTATGAGGCACTTTCCTGGTATCAGATGGCTTCAGATTCCGGAAATGTTGAAGGTACCTGCGCACTTGGTTATTTTTATTTGACAGGTGCAGGTGTGGATGTTGACTTAGATAAAGCGGCAGAGCTTTTTAATACAGCAATTGAGAATGGTTCAGTAAATGCAAAGGTTGGTCTTGCAAGAGTTATGCTTGCCCAGGGAGACTACGAGGCATTGGCTGAGGCTGAGAGTCTTGAGGACACAGCAGATGAGTCATCTGTGAACTCTCAGGAGCAGACTGAGAAAAGCACTGTCCAGGCTGAAACAACAAAGACTGTAACAACAAAGACAGTAGCAACAAAGACAGACTCAGCTAAAACTGAGAAGAAGTCTGATGATAAATCTACAGATTCAGATGAGGAAGCTGAGCCAACAGAGCTGGATCAGATAATTGATCTTCTTACAGTTGCACAGCAGGCTGGTGATTTGGATGGTGGCTATTATCTTGGCTATATCTATGAGAAGGGTATCGGAGTTCTTCAGGACTATAAGAAGGCCTTTGATTACTACAACAGAGTTACAAAGTCTTCAAGCACAGCATTAAACGATAGAGATGCAATTAATCTTTCAAATATTGCCATTGGTCTTATGTATGTTAAGGGCTATGGTGTAGAGGCAAATCCAGAGACTGCACTTGAGTATTTCACCACAGCATCTGACAACAATTCACCTAAGGCCAGCTATTACATCGGTCAGATGTATGAGAATGGCATAGGTGCTGACAAGGATTACGAGAAGGCTATGGAGTTCTATCTTAAGGCAGCGGACCTTAATTATGCTCCTGCATTAAATCAGATTGGTTATCTTTATTACAATGGATATGGCGTAGATGTTGATTTTGCATCTGCTGTTTATTATCAGAAGCTTGCGGCATTACAGGGTTATCCTATTGCGCAGGTAAATTTAGGTTTTCTTTATGAAAACGGATATGGGGTTGAGAGGAATTTGGAGACAGCTTTATCCTACTACGAAATGGCTGCTTCAGCAGGTTATGAAGGGGCGAATGAAGCTGTTGTCCGAGTGATGGCACAGATTAATGAAGAAATGTAA
- a CDS encoding LysR family transcriptional regulator: MTLNQLTYFYEAAKLQHFNQAAEKLHISEPSLSRSIASLESELGVVLFEKTGRNVVLTKTGDIFFEHVDKILREVNQCDRKMHQLSGSGGHIDLAYVAPLAGSFIPNMCRAFLLEDKNHSVTFNFHQDITSKNIEGLKAGNYDIIFGSFVKDEPNIKFIPVMQQELVVIMPKGHPLEQYELIDAKAFAQYPVLGYTRNSGLGRLTRDFFTHNDVEPNFICESPDENGIASLVAADFGIALVADVTSIHRDDVSIRKLATEQYISHTVYMAYMKGRYQMPAVQRMIDFILVHSMH, translated from the coding sequence ATGACACTTAATCAGCTTACTTACTTTTATGAGGCAGCAAAGCTTCAGCATTTCAACCAGGCGGCTGAGAAGCTTCATATTTCGGAGCCATCCTTGAGCCGTTCTATTGCGTCGCTTGAGAGTGAGCTTGGGGTTGTATTGTTTGAAAAGACAGGTAGAAATGTTGTGCTTACAAAGACTGGAGATATTTTCTTTGAGCACGTTGACAAGATTTTGCGTGAGGTGAATCAGTGCGATAGAAAGATGCACCAGCTTTCAGGCTCAGGTGGTCATATTGATCTTGCCTATGTTGCACCTCTTGCAGGTTCATTTATTCCAAATATGTGTAGAGCTTTCCTATTAGAAGATAAGAACCATTCGGTTACTTTTAATTTTCATCAGGATATAACCTCTAAAAATATAGAAGGATTAAAGGCAGGAAATTACGATATTATCTTTGGCTCTTTTGTAAAGGATGAGCCGAATATCAAGTTTATCCCTGTTATGCAACAGGAACTTGTGGTTATTATGCCAAAGGGACATCCGTTGGAGCAGTATGAGCTCATCGATGCGAAAGCATTTGCACAGTATCCTGTTTTGGGGTATACAAGAAATTCTGGATTGGGACGTCTTACAAGAGATTTCTTTACTCATAATGATGTGGAACCAAATTTTATATGCGAATCGCCAGACGAAAATGGAATAGCATCACTGGTGGCGGCAGACTTCGGAATTGCCCTTGTTGCAGACGTTACTTCTATACATAGAGATGATGTTTCTATAAGGAAGCTCGCAACGGAACAGTACATTTCACACACTGTTTACATGGCATATATGAAGGGAAGATACCAAATGCCGGCGGTTCAGCGTATGATAGATTTTATATTAGTACATTCAATGCATTGA